One stretch of Cervus canadensis isolate Bull #8, Minnesota chromosome 5, ASM1932006v1, whole genome shotgun sequence DNA includes these proteins:
- the SDC1 gene encoding syndecan-1 yields MRRAALWLWLCALALRLQPALPHSVAVNMPPEDQDGSGDDNDNFSGSGAGALPDITSSQIPSTWKDLGPLTTTATAPEPTSPDAIAASTTVLPTREQPEGGGPVLLAEAEPGLTAQEKEAFHPPSKTTLHPTAHRVSTARATTAPGPATSHPHRDVQPDHHETSAPTGRGHLEPHTPHMEDGGPPATENAAGEDPSTQVPVVEGSGEQDFTFDVSGENAAGAAVEPGSRNGAPGDPEATGATGASQGLLDRKEVLGGVIAGGLVGLIFAVCLVGFMLYRMKKKDEGSYSLEEPKQANGGAYQKPTKQEEFYA; encoded by the exons CACAGTGTGGCCGTAAACATGCCCCCTGAAGATCAGGATGGCTCTGGGGATGACAATGACAACTTCTCTGGCTCGGGCGCAG GTGCTCTGCCAGATATCACCTCGTCACAGATACCCTCCACCTGGAAGGACCTGGGGCCTCTGACGACCACAGCCACGGCTCCAGAGCCCACCAGCCCAGACGCCATCGCCGCCTCCACCACCGTCCTGCCAACCAGAGAGCAGCCTGAGGGGGGCGGGCCGGTGCTCCTGGCAGAGGCGGAGCCTGGCCTCACCGCCCAGGAGAAGGAGGCCTTCCACCCACCCAGCAAGACCACGCTGCACCCGACCGCTCACCGGGTGTCCACAGCCAGAGCCACCACAGCCCCGGGACCCGCCACCTCCCATCCCCACAGGGACGTGCAGCCCGACCACCATGAGACCTCAGCTCCCACAGGCCGGGGCCATCTGGAGCCGCACACGCCCCACATGGAGGATGGAGGTCCTCCTGCCACTGAGAACGCGGCTGGGGAGGACCCCTCCACCCAGGTCCCAGTGGTAGAGGGCTCTGGGGAGCAG GACTTCACCTTTGACGTGTCCGGGGAGAACGCAGCCGGGGCCGCGGTGGAACCTGGCTCACGGAACGGGGCCCCAGGGGATCCTGAGGCCACAGGGGCTACGGGGGCCTCGCAGGGCCTCCTGGACCGGAAGGAAGTGCTGGGAG GGGTCATTGCTGGAGGCCTCGTGGGGCTCATCTTTGCCGTGTGCCTGGTGGGTTTCATGCTGTACCGGATGAAGAAGAAGGACGAGGGCAGCTACTCCTTGGAGGAGCCAAAGCAAGCCAATGGCGGGGCCTACCAGAAGCCCACTAAGCAGGAGGAGTTCTACGCCTGA